A genomic window from Silene latifolia isolate original U9 population chromosome 11, ASM4854445v1, whole genome shotgun sequence includes:
- the LOC141613949 gene encoding uncharacterized protein LOC141613949, with product MDQQRHTQKQLDNMDKHSSATASTHLALEIHAAKVYTYSAFHKFKEEAIFSIDTCRIGGFTERDELEVTTVKDSSRKKNFEVAYSPASGIKTITEDYVVNRWMKEYLRLRIFKCNGEGTENMQVIDEKQIAMSIMWSEVHEVVGLLRDKGVADVDSFSAVIRTFKESLSPLGKVLNKNQQMEKFLNCTACEVVTILPPKNSKNKGSGKRLLSAKTKAMVLARKPKRKCKNCKRMTNHDKRNFPNPFSAHTPLCEGSSEPEEDEGEEEEELESEQE from the exons ATGGACCAACAAAGACATACACAGAAGCAGCTTGACAACATGGATAAGCACTCGTCCGCAACGGCGTCAACACATCTGGCGTTAGAGATTCATGCTGCAAAGGTGTACACCTATTCAGCTTTCCACAAATTCAAAGAAGAAGCCATCTTCTCAATTGATACATGTAGAATAGGAGGTTTCACTGAGAGAGACGAGCTAGAGGTAACTACTGTCAAAGATTCATCCAGGAAGAAGAATTTTGAAGTTGCATATAGTCCAG CAAGTGGGATAAAGACTATAACAGAAGATTATGTTGTAAATAGATGGATGAAAGAGTATCTCCGATTAAGGATTTTCAAATGTAATGGTGAAGGGACAGAAAACATGCAAGTCATCGATGAAAAACAAATTGCAATGTCAAtaatgtggtcagaagttcatgaaGTTGTAGGGCTCCTTCGAGACAAAGGAGTAGCTGATGTTGACAGCTTTTCCGCTGTAATTAGGACATTTAAAGAGTCGCTGTCACCATTAGGGAAAGTGttgaataaaaatcaacaaatggagAAATTTCTGAATTGTACGGCATGTGAGGTAGTGACGATATTGCCACCAAAGAATTCGAAAAACAAGGGTAGCGGAAAAAGATTGTTGTCAGCcaaaacaaaagcaatggtgTTGGCTAGGAAACCCAAACGTAAGTGTAAGAATTGCAAGAGAATGACAAATCACGACAAGAGGAACTTCCCTAACCCCTTCTCAGCACACACGCCATTGTGCGAAGGGTCGTCTGAACCAGAAGAGGatgaaggagaggaggaggaagagctgGAATCAGAACAAGAATAG
- the LOC141613950 gene encoding protein FAR1-RELATED SEQUENCE 5-like, whose product MKNGLLLIDRFHEGHNHELISLKDREFHKLPRNITDYHKMIIVSNSRLKIGATKTYRICKEQVNGFENIGASLNDFMNFYRDVKCFIHERDGQLFVDHFKEMTEIRIGFYFDYDVDDDGSLRRAIWADGTARDNYKIFGDAVSFDPTYSTNKYSMVFTPFTGVDHHKRSVAFSWAYCKRRL is encoded by the exons ATGAAGAATGGTCTTCTATTAATTGACCGGTTCCACGAGGGTCACAATCACGAGCTTATCTCACTTAAGGACAGAGAGTTCCATAAATTGCCGCGTAACATAACAGATTATCACAAGATGATAATCGTTTCGAACTCAAGG ctgaagataggagcaacAAAGACATACAGAATCTGCAAAGAACAAGTGAATGGATTCGAGAACATTGGAGCAAGCTTAAATGATTTTATGAACTTCTATAGGGATGTTAAATGTTTCATTCACGAACGGGATGGTCAGTTGTTCGTTGACCATTTCAAGGAAATGACTGAAATAAGAATAGGTTTCTACTTTGACTATGATGTTGACGATGATGGCAGCCTACGTAGGGCCATATGGGCGGACGGTACTGCCCGAGATAATTACAAAATTTTTGGTGATGCGGTGTCATTCGACCCAACTTACTCCACCAATAAGTATTCTATGGTATTCACACCATTCACAGGTGTTGACCACCATAAACGATCTGTGGCGTTCTCTTGGGCTTATTGCAAGAGAAGATTATGA